In the genome of Sphingomonas naphthae, one region contains:
- a CDS encoding aminotransferase class V-fold PLP-dependent enzyme, which yields MTDAPIPALTRRTLLQGAMAASIAAPAIAHAAPATSLKAQLLLAPDLLYFNAANIAPAFRSVVAAQDRGTHDFQANPSREYREKYPVLATRLRQRLAARLGVTADEIALVRNSSEANTVAVLGLDLKPGDEIIVTDHNHQSTLDSWKLRARREGLVLKTIKTPVSATSPQAVADLFAQAITPRTKAIFLSHMTNVTGLVFPVALIAGLARAKGIWLHVDGAQTFGWMKLDLAALGCDSYSGSTHKWLMGPLEGGMLYVRRARMDELSPIMRSHGYWLTDEKNMATAQRYEILGQRDDPKIEAILTTLDALDTIGEAAIETQARAGGEAMRDVLTAVPGTKLVGSRHPALSGPVLTMAFPGKDVAALRKRLWAEGKLATAAASAQGQSLIRFSPHIYNDTAEMRAVADLLKGG from the coding sequence ATGACTGACGCACCGATCCCCGCGCTCACCCGCCGCACCCTGCTGCAAGGCGCGATGGCGGCCTCCATTGCCGCACCCGCCATCGCGCACGCCGCCCCGGCCACCTCGCTCAAGGCGCAACTCCTGCTCGCCCCCGACCTCCTCTATTTCAACGCCGCCAACATCGCCCCGGCCTTCCGCAGCGTCGTCGCCGCGCAGGATCGCGGCACGCACGACTTTCAGGCCAATCCGTCGCGTGAATATCGCGAGAAATATCCGGTCCTCGCCACCCGCCTGCGCCAGCGCCTCGCCGCGCGCCTCGGCGTCACCGCCGACGAGATCGCGCTGGTGCGCAATTCGAGCGAGGCCAATACGGTGGCGGTGCTGGGCCTCGATCTGAAGCCGGGCGACGAGATCATCGTCACCGATCACAACCACCAGTCCACGCTCGACAGCTGGAAACTGCGCGCCCGCCGCGAGGGGCTCGTCCTCAAGACCATCAAGACGCCCGTTTCCGCCACGTCACCGCAGGCCGTGGCCGATCTGTTCGCGCAGGCCATCACCCCGCGCACGAAGGCGATCTTCCTGTCGCACATGACCAACGTCACCGGCCTCGTCTTCCCGGTCGCCCTCATCGCCGGGCTGGCGCGCGCGAAGGGCATCTGGCTGCATGTCGATGGCGCGCAGACCTTCGGCTGGATGAAACTCGATCTGGCGGCGCTCGGCTGCGATTCCTATTCGGGCAGCACGCACAAATGGCTGATGGGGCCGCTGGAGGGCGGCATGCTCTACGTCCGCCGCGCGCGGATGGACGAGCTGAGCCCGATCATGCGCAGCCACGGTTACTGGCTGACCGACGAGAAGAATATGGCGACCGCGCAACGCTATGAGATCCTCGGCCAGCGCGACGACCCCAAGATCGAGGCGATCCTGACGACGCTCGATGCACTCGACACGATCGGCGAGGCCGCGATCGAGACGCAAGCGCGTGCCGGGGGTGAGGCGATGCGCGACGTGCTGACGGCGGTGCCGGGCACGAAGCTGGTCGGCAGCCGTCATCCGGCGCTCTCCGGCCCGGTGCTGACGATGGCCTTCCCCGGCAAGGATGTCGCGGCGCTGCGCAAGCGCCTGTGGGCCGAGGGCAAGCTGGCCACCGCCGCCGCGAGTGCGCAGGGGCAATCGCTGATCCGCTTCAGCCCGCACATCTACAATGACACGGCCGAGATGCGGGCGGTGGCCGATCTGCTGAAAGGCGGCTGA
- a CDS encoding aspartate-semialdehyde dehydrogenase has translation MGYRVVVAGATGNVGREMLAILAEREFPISEIAAVASARSQGDEIDFGETGKKLKVQNIEHFDPTGWDIALFAIGSDATKVHGPRFAAAGCTVIDNSSLYRMDPDVPLIVPEVNPEAIDGYRKKNIIANPNCSTAQMVVALKPIHDAATITRVVVSTYQSVSGAGKAGMDELFEQSRNIFVGDPAEPKKFTKQIAFNVIPHIDSFLDDGFTKEEWKMVVETKKIMDPKIKVVATCVRVPVFVGHSEAITIEMERELSAADAQKILREAPGVMLVDKREDGGYITPVECVGDFATYVSRVREDPTVENGLVLWCVSDNLRKGAALNAVQIAELLGRRHLKKA, from the coding sequence ATGGGGTATCGTGTCGTCGTCGCTGGAGCCACCGGGAATGTCGGGCGGGAAATGCTCGCCATTCTGGCCGAGCGCGAGTTCCCGATTTCGGAGATCGCCGCCGTCGCCTCCGCGCGCAGCCAGGGCGACGAGATCGATTTCGGCGAGACCGGCAAGAAGCTCAAGGTCCAGAACATCGAGCATTTCGATCCAACGGGCTGGGATATCGCGCTGTTCGCGATCGGATCGGACGCCACCAAGGTCCACGGCCCGCGCTTCGCGGCGGCCGGCTGCACGGTGATCGACAATTCGTCGCTCTACCGCATGGACCCGGACGTGCCGCTGATCGTGCCCGAGGTGAACCCCGAGGCGATCGACGGCTACAGGAAGAAGAATATCATCGCCAACCCCAATTGCTCGACGGCGCAGATGGTGGTCGCGCTGAAGCCGATCCACGATGCGGCGACGATCACGCGCGTCGTCGTCTCGACCTACCAGTCGGTGTCGGGCGCCGGCAAGGCGGGCATGGACGAGCTGTTCGAGCAGAGCCGCAACATCTTCGTCGGCGACCCGGCCGAGCCGAAGAAGTTCACCAAGCAGATCGCCTTCAACGTGATCCCGCACATCGACAGCTTCCTGGACGACGGTTTCACCAAGGAAGAGTGGAAGATGGTCGTCGAGACCAAGAAGATCATGGACCCGAAGATCAAGGTCGTCGCGACCTGCGTGCGGGTGCCGGTGTTCGTCGGCCATTCCGAAGCGATCACGATCGAGATGGAGCGCGAGCTTTCGGCCGCCGACGCGCAGAAGATCCTGCGCGAGGCGCCCGGCGTGATGCTGGTCGATAAGCGCGAGGACGGCGGCTACATCACCCCGGTGGAATGCGTCGGCGATTTCGCCACCTATGTGAGCCGCGTCCGCGAAGACCCGACCGTGGAGAACGGTCTCGTTCTCTGGTGCGTGTCCGACAATCTCCGCAAGGGCGCCGCGCTCAACGCGGTGCAGATCGCCGAACTGCTCGGCCGGCGGCATCTGAAGAAAGCGTGA
- the bla gene encoding subclass B3 metallo-beta-lactamase — translation MRRAMRWMAVAATMASSLALAQSPPPPAPEPAPDPLTAPLGGDNAARWLEPQPPTRIHGNTYLVGYSGLNVGLIDTGGGLILIDAGLPQGIAGVEAHIRQLGFRVEDVKYLLSTEPHYDHAGGLAALARDTGATVVASGPAARVLEQGRSGTDDPQEAWLPAFPAVKKVRVVRPGERLKLGKVTVTAQATPGHTPGSMSWSWSSCEEGKCLGVTFAASLNPLAAEGYRYDTPAKASPAAAFRHTFAAVRALPCDILLTSHPEASDGQTKFARLRQGVKPNPFIDPAACRAYADKYEPLFDKRIADEKSGAAK, via the coding sequence GTGCGGCGAGCGATGCGATGGATGGCGGTGGCCGCGACGATGGCCTCATCGCTCGCGCTGGCGCAGTCCCCGCCTCCGCCGGCACCGGAGCCCGCGCCCGATCCGCTGACCGCGCCGCTCGGCGGCGACAATGCCGCCCGATGGCTGGAACCGCAGCCGCCGACCCGCATCCACGGCAACACCTATCTGGTCGGCTACAGCGGGCTCAACGTCGGTCTGATCGATACCGGCGGGGGGCTGATCCTGATCGATGCCGGCTTGCCGCAGGGTATCGCCGGGGTCGAGGCGCATATCCGCCAGCTCGGCTTCCGCGTCGAGGACGTGAAATATCTCCTCTCGACCGAACCGCATTACGATCATGCCGGCGGCCTCGCCGCGCTGGCCCGCGACACTGGCGCGACGGTGGTGGCGAGCGGCCCGGCGGCCAGGGTGCTGGAGCAGGGCAGGAGCGGTACGGACGACCCGCAGGAGGCTTGGCTCCCCGCCTTCCCGGCGGTGAAGAAGGTCCGCGTCGTCCGCCCCGGCGAGCGGCTGAAGCTCGGCAAGGTCACCGTCACCGCGCAGGCGACCCCCGGCCATACGCCGGGCAGCATGAGTTGGTCGTGGAGTTCGTGCGAAGAGGGCAAGTGCTTGGGCGTCACCTTCGCCGCCAGCCTCAATCCTTTGGCCGCCGAAGGCTATCGCTACGATACGCCGGCCAAGGCATCCCCCGCCGCCGCCTTCCGCCACACTTTCGCGGCGGTCCGCGCGCTGCCCTGCGACATCCTCCTGACATCCCACCCCGAAGCCTCCGACGGCCAGACGAAATTTGCCCGACTGCGCCAGGGCGTGAAACCCAATCCCTTCATCGACCCCGCCGCCTGCCGCGCCTATGCCGACAAATACGAACCCCTGTTCGACAAGCGCATCGCCGACGAGAAGAGCGGCGCGGCGAAATAG
- a CDS encoding HWE histidine kinase domain-containing protein gives MSIEPNSPTDLTNCDREPIHIPGRIQPFGFLLAVSTDWIVSRASANIADFIGTSAEDALGQPIATIFCPDAVHAIRNRLTILRGGDMVERLFNLSLVEGRPPFDVAVHFASGGVLIEAEPAIVEETEAASVVRGLVGRLTQAEDLKGLFREGARQVRAITGFDRVMVYRFDSVGSGEVIAESVRPGIDSFLGLNYPASDIPAQARKLYLRNVFRVIADVDAEAPAIIPTLDARGEPIDLSLSLTRAVSPIHIEYLANMGVKASLSISIVVEGRLWGLFACHHYAPRLPSMTQRTIAELFGQMFSLMLESRERQSLGDYERKARDVADRLMTSLAEDGDLLTNAPWLGDVMSEAIPSDGAGVYVDGKVALSGLAPPREDFAAIVRSLNMLAASQIYSTDRIATILPGAEKYADRAAGLIAIPVSRRPRDYVVLFRAERLRAVRWAGNPEKTIDYGPNGPRLTPRKSFEEWSELVRGYALPFTDPEMRAAEMLRTTLLEVVLRMSDNAGQERAKAAERQELLIAELNHRVRNILALIRGLVSQGRATPMPTAAFIETLDDRIGSLARAHDQITADRWAPASLIDLIETEAAAYLSSNRERIRARGPNVLLEPTAFTTMALVLHELITNAAKYGALSDSGHVDVSWTVDEDGSLLLDWTEIGGPAVTAPSRRGFGSTIIERSIPYDLQGKAEAHYRLGGLEAHFCIPSRWVASVLADTARSRAKAPKPAVSEGLLNGRHVLLVEDSLIIALDGEDGLRSLGARAVTTASNVNEALSVIAANPPGFALLDFNLGVETSLPVADALAEAGIPFAFATGYGDQLDLPERHAAVLIVKKPYNLESLAAAIARVNLNGQS, from the coding sequence ATGAGCATCGAGCCCAATTCCCCGACCGACCTGACGAATTGCGATCGCGAGCCGATCCATATTCCGGGCCGCATCCAGCCCTTCGGCTTCCTGCTGGCGGTCTCGACCGACTGGATCGTGTCGCGCGCCTCGGCCAACATCGCCGACTTCATCGGCACATCGGCCGAGGATGCGCTGGGCCAGCCGATCGCGACGATCTTCTGCCCCGATGCGGTCCATGCGATCCGCAACCGGCTGACGATCCTGCGCGGCGGCGACATGGTCGAGCGGCTGTTCAACCTGTCGCTGGTGGAGGGGCGCCCGCCGTTCGACGTGGCGGTCCATTTCGCGAGCGGCGGCGTCCTCATCGAGGCCGAGCCCGCGATCGTCGAGGAGACGGAGGCGGCCTCGGTGGTGCGGGGCCTCGTCGGCCGGCTGACCCAGGCCGAGGATCTGAAGGGCCTGTTCCGCGAGGGCGCGCGGCAGGTGCGTGCGATCACCGGTTTCGATCGGGTGATGGTCTATCGTTTCGACAGCGTGGGATCGGGCGAGGTCATCGCCGAATCCGTCCGCCCCGGCATCGACAGCTTCCTGGGCCTCAACTATCCCGCCAGCGACATTCCGGCGCAGGCGCGCAAGCTCTACCTGCGCAACGTCTTCCGCGTGATCGCCGATGTCGATGCCGAGGCGCCCGCGATCATCCCGACGCTGGACGCGCGCGGAGAGCCGATCGACCTGTCGCTGTCGCTGACCCGCGCGGTCTCCCCGATCCACATCGAATATCTCGCCAACATGGGCGTGAAGGCGTCGCTGTCGATCTCGATCGTGGTCGAGGGGCGCCTGTGGGGGCTGTTCGCCTGCCACCATTATGCGCCGCGCCTGCCCAGCATGACGCAGCGGACCATCGCCGAACTGTTCGGCCAGATGTTCTCGCTGATGCTGGAGAGCCGCGAACGCCAGAGCCTCGGCGATTACGAGCGCAAGGCGCGCGACGTGGCCGACCGGCTGATGACCTCGCTGGCCGAGGATGGCGACCTGCTGACCAACGCACCGTGGCTGGGTGACGTCATGTCCGAGGCCATCCCCTCGGACGGCGCGGGCGTCTATGTCGACGGCAAGGTCGCGCTCTCCGGCCTGGCCCCGCCGCGTGAGGATTTCGCGGCGATCGTCCGCTCGCTCAACATGCTGGCGGCGAGCCAGATATATTCCACCGATCGCATCGCCACGATCCTGCCCGGCGCCGAGAAATATGCCGACCGCGCCGCCGGCCTGATCGCCATCCCCGTCTCGCGCCGGCCGCGCGACTATGTCGTGCTGTTCCGCGCCGAGCGGCTGCGCGCGGTGCGCTGGGCGGGCAACCCCGAAAAGACGATCGACTATGGCCCCAACGGCCCGCGCCTGACCCCGCGCAAGAGCTTCGAGGAATGGTCCGAACTGGTGCGCGGCTATGCCCTGCCCTTCACCGATCCCGAGATGCGCGCCGCCGAAATGCTGCGCACCACCCTGCTCGAAGTGGTGCTGCGGATGAGCGACAATGCCGGGCAGGAGCGCGCCAAGGCGGCCGAGCGGCAGGAATTGCTGATCGCCGAACTGAACCACCGCGTGCGCAACATTCTCGCGCTGATCCGGGGCCTCGTCAGCCAGGGCCGGGCGACGCCGATGCCGACCGCCGCCTTCATCGAGACGCTGGACGACCGCATCGGATCGCTCGCCCGCGCGCACGACCAGATCACCGCCGACCGCTGGGCGCCCGCCAGCCTGATCGACCTGATCGAGACGGAGGCCGCCGCCTATCTCTCCAGCAACCGCGAACGCATCCGCGCGCGCGGGCCGAACGTGCTGCTGGAGCCGACCGCCTTCACGACGATGGCGCTCGTCCTCCACGAACTCATCACCAATGCCGCCAAATATGGCGCGCTTTCCGATAGCGGCCATGTCGATGTGTCGTGGACGGTGGACGAGGACGGCAGCCTGCTGCTCGACTGGACGGAGATCGGCGGCCCCGCCGTCACCGCCCCCTCGCGGCGCGGGTTCGGCAGCACGATCATCGAACGATCGATCCCCTACGACCTTCAAGGCAAGGCCGAGGCGCATTACCGGCTCGGCGGGCTGGAAGCGCATTTCTGCATCCCCAGCCGCTGGGTGGCGAGCGTGCTGGCCGATACCGCCCGCAGCCGCGCCAAGGCGCCCAAGCCGGCCGTCAGCGAAGGATTGCTCAACGGCCGCCACGTGCTGCTGGTGGAAGACAGCCTCATCATCGCGCTCGACGGCGAGGACGGGCTGCGCTCGCTCGGCGCGCGCGCGGTGACCACCGCCTCCAACGTGAACGAGGCGCTCAGCGTGATCGCGGCCAACCCGCCCGGCTTCGCCCTGCTCGATTTCAACCTGGGGGTGGAAACCAGCCTGCCCGTGGCGGACGCGCTGGCCGAGGCGGGCATCCCCTTCGCCTTCGCCACCGGTTATGGCGACCAGCTCGACCTGCCCGAGCGCCATGCCGCCGTGCTGATCGTGAAGAAGCCGTACAATCTGGAATCGCTCGCCGCGGCGATTGCGCGCGTCAACCTCAACGGGCAAAGCTGA
- a CDS encoding biliverdin-producing heme oxygenase: MSFPVRQRLRAATHATHEALDAAFAGYDLGDGESYAAFLTAHARALLPIEDALGETAPWPRWSPRGPLLRADLAALGRAVPAPISIARLNGEAARWGTLYVIEGSRLGGAMLAERVADGLPRAYLAHKFAPGEWRDFMAALDDAATGEDWVDEAIMAAEAAFATFARAARVEDPA, encoded by the coding sequence GTGAGCTTCCCCGTCCGCCAGCGGCTCCGCGCCGCGACGCACGCGACTCACGAGGCGCTGGACGCCGCCTTTGCCGGCTATGATCTGGGCGACGGCGAGAGCTATGCCGCCTTCCTGACGGCGCATGCCCGCGCATTGCTGCCGATCGAGGATGCGCTGGGCGAGACCGCGCCCTGGCCGCGCTGGAGCCCGCGCGGGCCGCTGCTGCGCGCCGATCTGGCGGCGCTCGGCCGGGCGGTGCCCGCGCCGATATCCATCGCCCGGCTGAATGGCGAGGCCGCGCGCTGGGGGACGCTCTATGTGATCGAGGGATCGCGGCTGGGCGGCGCGATGCTGGCGGAGCGGGTGGCGGACGGCCTGCCCCGCGCCTATCTCGCCCATAAATTCGCACCAGGCGAGTGGCGCGACTTCATGGCGGCGCTGGACGACGCGGCGACCGGCGAGGATTGGGTCGACGAAGCCATCATGGCCGCCGAGGCCGCCTTCGCCACCTTCGCCCGCGCCGCCCGCGTCGAGGATCCCGCATGA
- a CDS encoding glycosyltransferase, protein MGQQPVFYDPSGRRRRRFTVSVVAFVALLLLAIAIFVGSIVETPAGRPLPFEVERPPVRSIGQLAHQEGNRIVRALRARSLLPAKAYKSQKPLAVSFHAPWDDASAASLGRHVDDLDWIVPGWLSVTGPGHKLTVFPDLAGHRIIDGASRRPKVLPMLQNAIEGEWDGKGTAALLADRVARTRLLDRLEGFLVANHADGAFFDLEDLPASAQPDYLAFLREVRARFDKRHWLMAMAVPVGDRDWNLPAYARVVDRLFLMAYDEHYPGGDPGPIASQNWFVTQVATAARGVPRDRIVVAVGSYAYDWAKSGGTDAMSVEQAWLTAHESDAIPAYDKASGNSSFQYAEGDTPHTVWMLDAASVHNQLAALRRGGFNAFALWRLGSEDPSVWQVFGRAHETGANVRAIEAIPAGTDVDIEGAGEILKVGAVPVPGFRQVDVDGQGNVADQRYIRLPLPYAIQRAGYRPGLVALTFDDGPDPNWTPRVLDVLKAKKVPATFFVVGENALANYGLLRREVAEGHEVGNHTYTHPNLGQASDRETEIELNANQRLFQAFTMRSMRLMRAPYFGDAEPTTADEIDPVLIGQRLGYLSVGLHVDPDDWKRPGVQHIIDETIAGVQASNGDRSGNVVLLHDAGGDRRQTVEALPIIIDRLRALGYRFVPVSELIGLSPLQAMPPLPPSEQGAARTDLALFTTLGLILQALKVIFFVAISLGILRAITLAGLALWQARRENRQVWPALDPDKFVSVLIPAYNEARVIERSVAKVLASTDVRIEVIVIDDGSKDDTSAIVARAFADEPRVRLLTLENGGKARALNEGLKLTNGEIVIALDADTQFEPRTIARLARWFGDPKLGAVAGNAKVGNRVNLVTRWQALEYITAQNLERRALGRLDAITVVPGAVGAWRLAAIAQAGGYPHDTLAEDQDLTIAIQRLGWTVSYDQSAIAWTEAPESFRALAKQRFRWAFGTLQCLWKHGAVLRNGQPKGLARIGLPQAILFQLVFAAISPIIDLALVASIVGTWMNVAAHGWAQTRGDVGLMAVYWLVFTAIDLLAGIVAFGLEPREKWRLLWLLVPQRIGYRQVMYYVVIKALSNALRGRMVGWGKLERSGRVGAA, encoded by the coding sequence ATGGGCCAGCAGCCGGTCTTCTACGATCCCAGCGGCCGCCGGCGCCGCCGTTTCACCGTCTCGGTCGTCGCCTTCGTCGCGCTGCTGCTGCTGGCGATCGCCATCTTCGTCGGCTCTATCGTCGAAACGCCCGCCGGCAGGCCGCTGCCGTTCGAGGTGGAGCGCCCGCCCGTCCGCAGCATCGGCCAGCTGGCGCATCAGGAAGGCAATCGCATCGTCCGCGCGCTCCGCGCCCGATCTCTGCTGCCCGCCAAGGCCTACAAGTCGCAGAAACCGCTCGCCGTCTCCTTCCACGCGCCGTGGGACGATGCCAGCGCCGCCTCGCTCGGCCGCCACGTCGACGATCTCGACTGGATCGTGCCCGGCTGGCTGTCGGTGACCGGGCCGGGCCACAAGCTCACCGTCTTTCCCGATCTGGCGGGCCACCGCATCATCGATGGCGCGTCGCGGCGGCCCAAGGTGCTGCCGATGCTCCAGAACGCGATCGAGGGTGAATGGGACGGCAAGGGCACCGCCGCGCTGCTCGCGGATCGCGTGGCCCGTACGCGGCTCCTCGATCGGCTGGAGGGCTTCCTCGTGGCCAACCACGCCGACGGCGCCTTCTTCGATCTCGAGGATCTGCCCGCCTCGGCCCAGCCCGATTACCTCGCCTTCCTCCGCGAAGTCCGTGCCCGCTTCGACAAGCGCCATTGGCTGATGGCGATGGCCGTGCCGGTCGGCGACCGCGACTGGAACCTGCCGGCCTATGCCAGGGTCGTCGATCGCCTGTTCCTGATGGCCTATGACGAACATTATCCCGGCGGCGATCCCGGCCCGATCGCCTCGCAGAACTGGTTCGTTACGCAGGTCGCCACCGCCGCGCGCGGGGTGCCGCGCGACCGGATCGTCGTCGCGGTCGGCTCCTATGCCTATGATTGGGCCAAAAGCGGCGGCACCGATGCCATGTCGGTCGAGCAGGCGTGGCTGACCGCGCACGAATCCGATGCGATCCCGGCCTATGACAAGGCGAGCGGCAACAGCAGCTTTCAATATGCCGAGGGCGATACGCCCCACACCGTCTGGATGCTGGATGCCGCCAGCGTCCACAACCAGCTCGCGGCGCTGCGCCGGGGCGGCTTCAACGCCTTCGCCTTGTGGCGGCTGGGCAGCGAAGACCCCTCTGTCTGGCAGGTGTTCGGCCGCGCCCACGAGACCGGCGCCAACGTCCGCGCGATCGAGGCGATCCCGGCGGGCACCGATGTCGATATCGAAGGCGCGGGCGAGATATTGAAGGTCGGCGCGGTGCCCGTGCCGGGCTTCCGGCAGGTCGACGTGGACGGGCAGGGCAATGTCGCCGACCAGCGCTATATCCGCCTGCCGCTGCCCTATGCCATCCAGCGCGCCGGCTATCGCCCCGGCCTCGTCGCGCTGACCTTCGACGACGGCCCCGACCCCAATTGGACGCCGCGCGTCCTCGACGTGCTGAAGGCCAAGAAGGTGCCCGCCACCTTCTTCGTCGTCGGCGAAAATGCGCTCGCCAATTACGGCCTGCTCCGCCGCGAGGTGGCCGAGGGGCATGAGGTGGGCAACCACACTTATACTCACCCCAATCTCGGCCAGGCGAGCGATCGCGAGACCGAGATCGAACTGAACGCCAACCAGCGGCTGTTCCAGGCCTTCACGATGCGCTCGATGCGGCTGATGCGCGCGCCTTACTTCGGGGATGCCGAGCCGACCACGGCGGACGAAATCGATCCGGTGCTGATCGGCCAGCGGCTCGGCTATCTCTCGGTCGGCCTCCATGTCGATCCCGACGACTGGAAGCGCCCCGGCGTCCAGCACATCATCGACGAGACGATCGCCGGCGTGCAGGCCAGCAACGGCGACCGATCGGGCAATGTCGTCCTGCTCCACGACGCGGGCGGCGACCGGCGGCAGACGGTCGAGGCGCTGCCGATCATCATCGATCGCCTCCGTGCCCTCGGCTATCGCTTCGTGCCGGTGTCCGAGCTGATCGGCCTCAGCCCGCTTCAGGCAATGCCGCCGCTGCCCCCGTCCGAACAGGGCGCCGCGCGCACCGATCTCGCCCTGTTCACCACGCTCGGCCTGATCCTTCAGGCGCTCAAGGTGATCTTCTTCGTCGCGATCAGCCTCGGCATCCTGCGCGCCATCACGCTGGCCGGGCTGGCGCTGTGGCAGGCCCGCCGCGAGAACAGGCAGGTCTGGCCCGCGCTCGACCCGGACAAATTCGTCTCGGTGCTGATCCCCGCCTATAACGAGGCGCGCGTGATCGAACGATCGGTCGCCAAGGTGCTGGCTTCGACCGACGTGCGGATCGAGGTGATCGTGATCGACGACGGATCGAAGGACGACACCAGCGCGATCGTGGCCCGCGCCTTCGCCGACGAGCCGAGGGTCCGCCTGCTGACGCTGGAGAATGGCGGCAAGGCCCGCGCGCTCAACGAGGGGCTGAAGCTGACCAATGGCGAAATCGTCATCGCGCTCGACGCCGACACCCAGTTCGAGCCGCGCACCATCGCCCGCCTCGCGCGCTGGTTCGGCGATCCGAAACTCGGCGCGGTCGCGGGCAATGCCAAGGTCGGCAACCGGGTCAATCTGGTCACCCGCTGGCAGGCGCTGGAATATATCACCGCGCAGAATCTGGAGCGCCGCGCGCTGGGCCGGCTCGATGCGATCACCGTCGTCCCCGGCGCGGTCGGCGCTTGGCGGCTGGCGGCGATCGCGCAAGCCGGCGGCTATCCGCACGACACGCTGGCCGAGGATCAGGATCTCACCATCGCCATCCAGCGGCTCGGCTGGACGGTCAGCTACGACCAGTCCGCCATCGCGTGGACCGAGGCGCCCGAGAGCTTCCGCGCGCTCGCTAAGCAGCGCTTCCGCTGGGCGTTCGGCACGCTGCAATGCCTGTGGAAGCATGGCGCGGTGCTGCGCAACGGCCAGCCCAAGGGCCTCGCCCGCATCGGCTTGCCGCAGGCGATCCTGTTCCAGCTCGTCTTCGCCGCCATCTCGCCCATCATCGATCTGGCGCTCGTCGCCTCGATCGTCGGCACCTGGATGAACGTCGCGGCGCACGGCTGGGCGCAGACACGCGGCGATGTCGGGCTGATGGCGGTCTATTGGCTCGTTTTCACCGCGATCGACCTGCTCGCCGGCATCGTCGCCTTCGGCCTCGAACCGCGCGAGAAATGGCGGCTGCTGTGGCTGCTGGTGCCGCAACGCATCGGCTATCGGCAGGTGATGTATTATGTCGTCATCAAGGCGCTCAGCAACGCGCTGCGCGGCCGCATGGTCGGCTGGGGCAAGCTGGAGCGGTCGGGCAGGGTAGGGGCGGCCTGA
- a CDS encoding DUF2238 domain-containing protein, whose protein sequence is MERFPVWRALPPAQRALLVILGVAVVAAQVRQPFPDMAPIQHAPTVLLLVAAPWLLRRWPLSTRSVACVIGFFLLHTLAGRYIYSYVPYDVWAKALTGHTISTLTGWRRNCFDRLVHFSFGLLAVRPIAELLQRYVGAGRRLSLYVAVEFVLAFSCVYEIFEWALTLMMAGADAEAYNGQQGDPWDAQKDMAMAMAGAIVAAAIIALGRRRVGRKAAAQYPV, encoded by the coding sequence ATGGAGCGCTTTCCGGTCTGGCGAGCGCTCCCACCGGCGCAACGCGCGCTGCTTGTGATACTCGGCGTGGCGGTTGTGGCGGCGCAGGTTCGGCAGCCGTTCCCGGACATGGCGCCGATCCAGCACGCACCGACGGTTCTGTTGCTCGTCGCGGCGCCGTGGCTGTTGCGGCGCTGGCCGCTGTCGACCAGGTCCGTCGCCTGCGTCATCGGTTTCTTTCTGCTGCATACACTGGCAGGTCGGTACATCTACTCCTACGTGCCCTATGATGTGTGGGCCAAAGCGTTGACCGGCCACACGATTTCGACACTGACTGGCTGGCGACGCAATTGCTTCGACCGGCTCGTGCATTTCTCGTTCGGCCTTCTTGCGGTCCGCCCGATAGCCGAATTGCTCCAGCGTTATGTCGGGGCCGGTCGTCGCCTGTCCCTGTATGTCGCGGTCGAGTTCGTGCTGGCCTTCAGCTGCGTCTACGAAATCTTCGAATGGGCGCTGACGCTTATGATGGCCGGTGCCGACGCCGAGGCTTACAATGGACAGCAGGGTGACCCGTGGGATGCCCAAAAGGATATGGCGATGGCGATGGCCGGCGCGATCGTCGCGGCCGCTATTATCGCCCTTGGGCGCCGAAGGGTCGGGCGGAAAGCCGCAGCTCAATACCCAGTATAG
- a CDS encoding YitT family protein, with the protein MTDPLATEPPIIRPHSAGEDVYAILMGVSFLVVGLVCLGQAGLVTGGTAGLALLLSYVLPIPMAVTFMALNVPFLWLAWRTLGTAFAVRTALVSAGVSGGAIAAPHLFHIGWIDPLFAAIFGGTLIGMGVLALARHGAGVGGLGVLALVLARSRGWNPGRTTLIGDCLILAAAIPVLPFVPFLLSLVSAAAISAMLIAWHKPGRYTGY; encoded by the coding sequence ATGACCGACCCGCTTGCCACCGAACCGCCGATCATCCGCCCGCACAGCGCCGGCGAGGATGTCTATGCGATCCTGATGGGCGTGAGCTTCCTCGTGGTGGGGCTCGTCTGCCTCGGGCAGGCCGGGCTGGTGACGGGCGGCACGGCGGGGCTGGCGCTGCTCCTCTCTTATGTGCTGCCGATCCCGATGGCGGTGACCTTCATGGCCTTGAACGTGCCCTTCCTGTGGCTGGCGTGGCGGACGCTGGGCACGGCCTTCGCGGTGCGGACGGCGCTGGTGAGCGCGGGCGTCAGCGGCGGGGCGATCGCGGCGCCGCACCTGTTCCATATCGGCTGGATCGATCCCTTGTTCGCGGCGATCTTCGGTGGGACCTTGATCGGCATGGGCGTGCTGGCGCTGGCCCGCCACGGCGCGGGCGTCGGCGGGCTCGGCGTGCTGGCCCTCGTGCTGGCGCGCAGCCGGGGCTGGAATCCGGGGCGGACGACCCTGATCGGCGATTGCCTGATCCTGGCGGCGGCGATCCCGGTGCTGCCGTTCGTGCCGTTCCTGCTGTCTCTGGTCAGCGCGGCGGCGATCAGCGCGATGCTGATCGCGTGGCACAAGCCGGGGCGCTATACTGGGTATTGA